Below is a genomic region from Clostridia bacterium.
TCGATGACCGGGCAGGATGCCGTAAATGTAGCAAAGGAATTTGATGAACAAATCGGCATTACCGGTGCGATTCTGACAAAGCTTGACGGTGATACTCGTGGCGGTGCCGCACTTTCCATCAAGGCAGTTGTAGGGAAACCGATTGTTTTTGCTTGCATGGGAGAAAAACTTGACGATATTGAATTGTTTTATCCCGACCGGATGGCTTCCAGAATTTTAGGAATGGGCGATGTGCTTACCTTGATTGATAAAGCACAAAGTGCTTTTGATCAAAAACAGGCTGAGGAACTGGAGAAAAAACTTAGACAAAATACATTTGATTTAAACGATTTTTTAAATCAGATGGAACAAATGAAAAATATGGGTCCGCTTGATCAGTTGCTTGGTATGCTTCCGGGAATGAATAAAGCAGCGATGAAAGGCGTTACGGTGGACGAAAAGCAAATGGCTCGCACCGAAGCGATTATTAAATCCATGACCATGCGTGAGCGCGAACGCCCTGACATCATTGATTTCAGTCGCAGAAAACGTATTGCTGCAGGCTCCGGAACAAGTGTTTCGCAGGTTAATGCCTTGCTCAAACAATTTGAACAAATGCAAAAAATGATTAAGCAGTTCTCAAATCCCAAACAAATGAAAAAATTAAAAGGTTTAAAATTTCCGTTTTAACGGGAAATAATTAATATTTTATTTATATTTAGGAGGAAACTAAAATGGCAGTAAAAATGAGATTAAGAAGAATGGGTTCTAAGAAGGCACCTTTCTACAGAGTGGTTGTTGCAGATTCTAGATACCCCAGAGATGGCAGATTTATTGAAGAAATCGGTACCTACAATCCTTTGACAGACCCCGCAACCGTTAACATTGATGCTGAAAAGGCTCAGAAATGGTTGGGTAACGGTGCACAGCCGACTGATACTGTTAAAGCATTGCTTAAGAAAGCAAACATTACAAAATAAGGAGCGAACAACATGAAAGAACTCCTTACAGAAATCGCCAAAACCTTAGTTGACAACCCTGACGAGGTAACAGTTACTGTTGTGGAAAAAGAGCGTCTTACCGTTCTGCAGTTATCTGTTGCAAAAGAGGATATGGGCAAGGTCATCGGCAGAAAAGGTAAAATTGCACAAGCGATTCGTACCGTTATCAAAGCAGCATCTACACCCGGTGACAAGAAAGTTGTTGTTGACATCTTATGAGCAAAATCGAAGTAGGAAAAATCATTAACGTACACGGGTTGCGCGGCACATTAAAAGTGCAGCCCTGGACAGACTATCCGGAAAAATTCGAAGAGATAGAACGCGTTTTTGTTGATGAAAGTCAATTCATAATTGAAAACGTATCCTATCACAAGCAATCCGTTTTATTAAAGCTCAGTGGAATTGATTTTGTGGATCAAGCTGAAAAAATGCGTAACAAAATCATCACCGCCAATCGTGAGGATTTAGGTCCGTTGCCGGAAGGCGTGTACTATATCGTTGATTTAATCGGTTGCACTGTTTTTGAGAACGATGTTGAAATTGGTGTTTTGGCTGATGTAATCAATAATGGTGGCGTTGATTTATACGAAATCAAACGCAAAGGAATGAAACCTTTGTATTTTCCGGCTGCAAAAGAGAATCTTGTGTCTGTTGACGTTGATGCAAAAAAAATTCAAGTAAAAATTCCGGAAGGATTGTTAGATTTATGATACACTTTGATATTTTAACACTTTTTCCCGAGATTTTTCCTGGTGTATTAGAAACAAGCATTTTAGGGAGAGCGGTTCAAAAAAAACTGCTCTCTTTTAACTATGTAAATATCCGGGATTTTACAACGGATATCCATAACAAAGTGGATGACTATCCATACGGCGGGGGATGCGGTATGCTTATGCAGGCACAGCCCATTTATGATGCATACCAATCGGTTGTTAAAAACAAGCCCAAGCCTTTAACCGTCTATCTTTCTCCGCGCGGCAAGGTTTTTAATCAGGAGGTCGCGAAAGAGATGGTAAAGCACGAACACATTGTTCTGCTATGCGGTCACTATGAAGGCGTTGACCAAAGAGTTATAGATGAAATATCTGATTTTGAGCTTTCAATCGGCGATTATGTTTTAACCGGTGGAGAATTAGGTGCTATGGTTGTTTGTGATGCAGTTTCCCGCCTTGTTCCGGGCGTGTTATCCGAAGAAGCTGGTTTTACAGGTGAGTCCCATTATAATCAACTGTTAGAATACCCTCAGTACACACGTCCTGCGGTTTGGATGGGCAGAAATGTTCCTGAAGTTTTACGCAATGGAAATCAAAAGGATATCGATGCTTGGCGAAAAGAGCAGTCTCTGATTTTGACAGAATCAGCCCGCCCTGATATTTTTTACAACACATCCCATCTTCCTTATGCAGTACGAAATGGTATCAGTAAGGATTACAAATTTAAACTTTTCGGATTTTCTGCCGACATAAACAGTGATACTGTTTTTAAAGAAAAACGGAAATTATATCAGAAGCTGCAAAAAAAAGGCTTTGCTGTACAGGATGTTTTCAAGGTTTATAGTGATTTTAATAAGCTTCAAACAGAACTTTCAAAATGCGAAAAAGCCATTGTTTTAAGCGACGTAACTTTTGATGCCGTAAATACACTTTCTAATCCTGTAATGTGGATTTCATCCGAGAGTGATAAAAACAGCCTGTATCCATATAAAATATCGCAATCCGAAGATTCTGTTATAGATGAAATTCTTACTTTTTTGTCTGTTGCAGAAATTATTTCGAAATTTTCAAAATAATTCAAAAAAAGACTTGCATTTTTAAATAATCTGTGTTATAATAGCATAGTTAAAAGGATGGTCCTCTGGGGGAAGTGCCAAAACCGCCCATGAACATCTTACAAGAGAGGAGGAAATGACAATGAACAAATTGGAAGCAATTGTTAAAGATCAGATCAGAACTGATTTGCCCAAGCTCGTTATCGGTGATACCGTTAAAGTGCACATTAAGGTTAAAGAAGGTTCCAGGGAAAGAATCCAGATTTTTGAAGGTACTATTATTGCTAAGAAGCATGGCGGTATCTCCGAAACATTTACAGTAAGAAGAATTTCTTACGGCGTTGGCGTAGAAAAAGTATTCCCTGTAAATTCTCCTAATATCGACAAGATTGAAATTGTGAGAAAAGGTAAAGTTAGAAGAGCAAAACTCTACTACTTAAGAGATAGAGTTGGTAAGGCTGCTAAAGTTAAGGAAAAGATCTAACAACAAAAAAGCCAGGCGCCGTTTCGGTGCTTGGCTTAATATTTATTTCAGGAAATCATTATTTTTATAAAATATAAAGGAAGAGTACTATGGATGAAGAAAGAATCGTTAACGTTGAAGAAACAGAAACTGTGCCCGAGGAAGGTAAGAAAAAAAGCGTGCAAAGAGAAATTTTAGAGTGGATTGTGGTAATTCTTGCCGCGTTTATAATTGCGCAGCTTATAAACAATTTCGTGTTCCGCTTTGCCAGAGTAGATGGTCCTTCTATGGAACACACATTGCATGATAAAGACTATTTGCTGGTTTGGAAGCTTGGTTATGAACCGCAATGCGGCGACATCATTGTTTTTGAAACAGATATGAATGTACAGGGTCAGATCAAAAAACAATATCTTGTCAAACGTGTAATCGCAACTGAAGGACAGACGGTTGAAGTTAATTACGATACAGATGAAGTTTTTGTTGATGGCAAGCTTATTAAAGAAGACTATATCAAGGAACCGGATATGAGCTCATTTACAGATCAGCAGGTCTATCCGTTAACGGTTCCCGATAACTATATTTATGTGATGGGGGATAACCGAAATAACAGTTTTGACAGCCGTGCAAAAGGTGCTATTCCTGTCTCTGAAATCACAGGTAAAGTTGTATTCAGACTTTTACCTTTTAACGCTATAGGCACTTTAAAATAAAAGGAGTAAATTATGAACATTCAGTGGTTTCCCGGACATATGAAAAAAACGGAACGCCAGATTGAAGAAAACATTCGGTTGGTCGATATTGTCTACGAGCTTGTTGATGCCCGAATCCCGCTTTCCAGTAAAAACCCGGACATTGAACGAATGATACAACAAAAACCGAGAATCATACTTTTAAATAAGTCGGATTTAGCAGATAAAAATGCAACCGATAAGTGGATTTCGTATTATAAATCAGAACACACTGCTGTTATTCCGATTTGTTCTCAGTCCGGCGATGGACTTAAAAACATACAAAAAATAACCGAACAGATGCTTGCTGACAAAATAGCTCGTCAAAAACAAAAAGGCATGGTCGGGAAGGGGATTAAAGCGCTGGTTGTCGGTGTCCCCAATGTTGGCAAATCATCATTTATAAATAAAATTTGCGGCAGAAGCAGTGCTAAAACCGGAGATCGTCCCGGCGTAACAAAAGGTAAGCAATGGATAACCGTAAACCCCTCCTTGCAATTGCTTGACACCCCTGGAATTTTGTGGCCGAAATTCGAAGATAATAACATCGCATATTCTTTGGCATTTACAGGGGCAATCCGAGACGAGATTATCGATGTAGAAGAACTTGGTGTTAAACTTTGTGGTTTGCTGAGAAATTTTTACCCCGATTCTTTACGCGTTCGGTACAAATTAGAAGATTTGTCCGAAGATGATTACGAGCTGTTGCATCAGATAGGAAGAAAAAGAGGCTGTGTTGTCAGTGGAGGCGAAATTGACACGCGCAAAGCAGCGATATTACTTTTAGACGAATTCAGAGGCGGAAAGCTTGGACGTATTACGCTGGAGCTTCCTGCAACACAGAGGTAAAATATGTACGAAATTGAACAGGAAATTTTTGATAATGGCGCAAACTTCATTGCCGGTGTTGATGAAGCTGGCAGAGGTCCTTTAGCAGGTCCCGTTTGCGTTGCTGCAGTGGTTTTGAAAAAGGACTGCTATATTGAAGGCATTAACGATTCCAAAAAACTCAGCGAAAAAAAACGCGAACAACTTTTTGATAAAATTATAGAAGAGGCAGAAGCTTATTCCATTTGTTTTATTTACGAAAAGGAAATTGATGATTTAAACATTTTAAATGCTACCTTCAAAGGTATGAATGATGCGGTAAATTCTTTATCTACAACTCCGGATATGGTACTGATTGACGGTAATGC
It encodes:
- the ffh gene encoding signal recognition particle protein, encoding MAFENLSEKLGEVFKKLRGKGKVSEADVKEAMRLVRRALLEADVNFKVVKEFINNVSEKAVGSQVLESLTPGQQVIKIVNEELTKLMGSDVYKPQIASKAPTIYMLMGLQGAGKTTTCAKIAKYFKKQGKKPLLVACDIYRPAAIKQLQVVSAQVEADVYTLPDAKPLAVVKGALEYAAQNQNDLIILDTAGRLHIDEELMNELKEIKLFSNPDELLLTLDSMTGQDAVNVAKEFDEQIGITGAILTKLDGDTRGGAALSIKAVVGKPIVFACMGEKLDDIELFYPDRMASRILGMGDVLTLIDKAQSAFDQKQAEELEKKLRQNTFDLNDFLNQMEQMKNMGPLDQLLGMLPGMNKAAMKGVTVDEKQMARTEAIIKSMTMRERERPDIIDFSRRKRIAAGSGTSVSQVNALLKQFEQMQKMIKQFSNPKQMKKLKGLKFPF
- the rpsP gene encoding 30S ribosomal protein S16 — protein: MAVKMRLRRMGSKKAPFYRVVVADSRYPRDGRFIEEIGTYNPLTDPATVNIDAEKAQKWLGNGAQPTDTVKALLKKANITK
- a CDS encoding KH domain-containing protein, with product MKELLTEIAKTLVDNPDEVTVTVVEKERLTVLQLSVAKEDMGKVIGRKGKIAQAIRTVIKAASTPGDKKVVVDIL
- the rimM gene encoding 16S rRNA processing protein RimM; amino-acid sequence: MSKIEVGKIINVHGLRGTLKVQPWTDYPEKFEEIERVFVDESQFIIENVSYHKQSVLLKLSGIDFVDQAEKMRNKIITANREDLGPLPEGVYYIVDLIGCTVFENDVEIGVLADVINNGGVDLYEIKRKGMKPLYFPAAKENLVSVDVDAKKIQVKIPEGLLDL
- the trmD gene encoding tRNA (guanosine(37)-N1)-methyltransferase TrmD, with the protein product MHFDILTLFPEIFPGVLETSILGRAVQKKLLSFNYVNIRDFTTDIHNKVDDYPYGGGCGMLMQAQPIYDAYQSVVKNKPKPLTVYLSPRGKVFNQEVAKEMVKHEHIVLLCGHYEGVDQRVIDEISDFELSIGDYVLTGGELGAMVVCDAVSRLVPGVLSEEAGFTGESHYNQLLEYPQYTRPAVWMGRNVPEVLRNGNQKDIDAWRKEQSLILTESARPDIFYNTSHLPYAVRNGISKDYKFKLFGFSADINSDTVFKEKRKLYQKLQKKGFAVQDVFKVYSDFNKLQTELSKCEKAIVLSDVTFDAVNTLSNPVMWISSESDKNSLYPYKISQSEDSVIDEILTFLSVAEIISKFSK
- the rplS gene encoding 50S ribosomal protein L19; this encodes MNKLEAIVKDQIRTDLPKLVIGDTVKVHIKVKEGSRERIQIFEGTIIAKKHGGISETFTVRRISYGVGVEKVFPVNSPNIDKIEIVRKGKVRRAKLYYLRDRVGKAAKVKEKI
- the lepB gene encoding signal peptidase I, whose protein sequence is MDEERIVNVEETETVPEEGKKKSVQREILEWIVVILAAFIIAQLINNFVFRFARVDGPSMEHTLHDKDYLLVWKLGYEPQCGDIIVFETDMNVQGQIKKQYLVKRVIATEGQTVEVNYDTDEVFVDGKLIKEDYIKEPDMSSFTDQQVYPLTVPDNYIYVMGDNRNNSFDSRAKGAIPVSEITGKVVFRLLPFNAIGTLK
- the ylqF gene encoding ribosome biogenesis GTPase YlqF → MNIQWFPGHMKKTERQIEENIRLVDIVYELVDARIPLSSKNPDIERMIQQKPRIILLNKSDLADKNATDKWISYYKSEHTAVIPICSQSGDGLKNIQKITEQMLADKIARQKQKGMVGKGIKALVVGVPNVGKSSFINKICGRSSAKTGDRPGVTKGKQWITVNPSLQLLDTPGILWPKFEDNNIAYSLAFTGAIRDEIIDVEELGVKLCGLLRNFYPDSLRVRYKLEDLSEDDYELLHQIGRKRGCVVSGGEIDTRKAAILLLDEFRGGKLGRITLELPATQR
- a CDS encoding ribonuclease HII translates to MYEIEQEIFDNGANFIAGVDEAGRGPLAGPVCVAAVVLKKDCYIEGINDSKKLSEKKREQLFDKIIEEAEAYSICFIYEKEIDDLNILNATFKGMNDAVNSLSTTPDMVLIDGNAIRGMTLPHQCVVKGDAKCNSVGAASILAKVSRDRYMMKMHELYPEYSFDKHKGYPTKLHYECLDLHGISPIHRLSFLKKWKSGGES